The genome window AGGATGACACTGGCGCATCACCGGCGACAGCTTACCTGACCAACGGGTGTAAAGTTCACAGTACCGGCTATAGCCAAAGCCGTCAGGATGAACCGCCCGGTACTCTTCCCAAAGCAACAGAGAGCACCACAAAGCGTGGGTATTTGCTGTTTTGGGCCATTGATGCGACGGTGTTAGGATGGCTTCACTCGGGGAAATTATCCAGCTCAAAATCCGCCTTTTAGGGATCAGCCCGATGATCTGGCGCCGGATCCTTGTTTCATCATCGACCACCCTGCACGAGTTGCACGGGATTTTACAGGTGGTGATGGGGTGGGATGGCATTCATCTGTTTCAGTTTGATATTCGGGCCGTCGACTATGGTTCTTGGGAACTACATATGGCGCGCCCGGATAATTCGCTGTGCGATTTCGGATTTCGCCGTAATGATCGGTTTTTCTACAATTACGATATGGGAAGTTACTGGCGACACGAAGTCCGTGTTGAAAGCTTATTGGATACTGATCCCAAGAAGTTCTATCCAATTTGCACCGGTGGAACATGCGCTTGCCCACCGGAGGATTGTGGAGGAGCGAGCGGGTTTCTAGTGCGCCGGGATGAGGCCAATGACTATGACGCGTGGCGAGACTTGGACCTCTTATCTGGCTTTGCGAAAGACCTTCTGGACTGTCGTGACACGGAACGAAGTCTGAGTGACCTGGACTTGGAGGAACTGCAGTTTGCCGTAGACCGAGTGAACGGCCGAGAGCCTTTCACATCCTGGCGTTTTTCACGCAAACAGTTGAATGCTTATTTTCGGGAGGGACGACATCGGGAGTTGATGCACCAGCAGTTGATCTGACCTGTCCAGAATCGAGCGATTTTGAACAGGTCGCGGGGCTCTGTTCAAAACTTAGCTTGACGGGGTATAGGACACAGGTAACATTACGGACACCTATTTCTTTACAGTGCACTGAGCCGATATGTCCAGAATATTTGCCTACGCTAGGGTGTCGACCTCCGACCAAGAAACACAAAACCAAGTCGCGGAGATTGAAGCGGCTGGGTTCAAGGTCGAACCACACCGCATTGTTACAGAAACTATCTCCGGGTCTGTATCCATTGCGCTACGCAAAGGTTTCGCCAGTTTGCTGGAGAAGCTGGAACAGGGGATGTGCTTATTGTCACCAAGCTTGATCGGCTTGGTCGCGATGCCATTGATGTGTCCAGCACTGTGGCACGGCTTGAGCAGCTTGGCATTCGCGTTCACTGCCTTGCTCTGGGTGGAGTGGATCTGACGAGTTCCGCCGGAAAGCTCACCATGGGTGTGATCAACGTAGTCGCCCAGTTTGAGCGCGACCTTTTGATCGAGCGGACACAGGCTGGTTTGGCGCGCGCAAAATCAGAAGGGAAGACCCTGGGACGCCCACCCGCTCTGTCTGGTGAACAACAAGACATCGTACGCCAAAGGCTGGCCAATGGCGAGAGCATCTCTGCTATCGCACGGGACATAAAGACCAGCCGGCAAACTGTCATGAGAGCTCGGGATGCTGCCGGGTAAGAAGGGCTAGTAGAGATGGACATTCAGGTAAGATAGCGATCACCGCTCCAGATGGGGAGATACATGAATTTAACATTGCCGCTTTTGAAAAGGGGCATGTAGACGCCGCGAGATCGGACTAACCATTGAGGAAAGCAAGGAGCTTTTGGTGAAACTGCAACGGGAAATTGTTGCGGCCCAAACAGCGGCGTTTTGCGCTGCACGTTCAACTTGCCCAAGTTGTGCAGCTAGACTTAGGCGAAAAGGCAGCAAGCGTATTCAATATCGAACCGTCTTTGGCGATATCACCATAAACAGCCCACGCCTCAATCATTGCGGATGCCAGCCAGGGTCTGCCCAGACCTTCAGCCCACTGACAGAACTACTGCCCGATCATGTCGCGCCGGAAATGCTCTGGCTGGAAACAAAATGGGCCTCGCTGGTCTCATATGGCATCACAGTAGATTTGCTTAAAGACGTACTGCCAATCGGAAGCGTCTGAATGCAGAAACCGTACGCAGGCATTTAGGGCGTGTTGCAAGCCGCATGGAGGCTGAGTTGGCCGACGAGCGGTACAGTTTTATCGAAACCTGTGCCTTTGATCGGGAACACCTGCCAAACCCGGAAGGCCCGATCACGGTTGGCATCGATGGCGGATATGTGCGATCGCGCGAAAAGGGCCAATCTCATTTTGAGGTCATGGTTGGCAAATCCATCCCCACAGACCAACCAGATCGTTACCTTGGCCTTGTGCAAAGCCATGATGAAAAACCAAAACGGCGATTGCATGAAGTCCTGAAAGAACAGGGTTGGCAAGAAAATCAGCAAGTCACATTTATGACCGATGGCGGCGAAACTGTCATCAATATTGCCCGTAATATGGCCCCTGCGTGTGAACATCTTCTGGACTGGTTCCATGTCACGATGCGCATCACCGTGATGGGGCAATATGTCAAAGGCCTTGCCCATCTGAACTCGAATGAGGCCGGGGAGATGGCCAGTGCGCTTCGTCAGATCAAAG of Pseudovibrio sp. Tun.PSC04-5.I4 contains these proteins:
- a CDS encoding plasmid pRiA4b ORF-3 family protein, whose amino-acid sequence is MASLGEIIQLKIRLLGISPMIWRRILVSSSTTLHELHGILQVVMGWDGIHLFQFDIRAVDYGSWELHMARPDNSLCDFGFRRNDRFFYNYDMGSYWRHEVRVESLLDTDPKKFYPICTGGTCACPPEDCGGASGFLVRRDEANDYDAWRDLDLLSGFAKDLLDCRDTERSLSDLDLEELQFAVDRVNGREPFTSWRFSRKQLNAYFREGRHRELMHQQLI